One region of Paenibacillus antri genomic DNA includes:
- a CDS encoding MFS transporter yields MNLPSLRHFSKDMQVFMIASLINSAGSSLMWPLISMYAFDELGRSMSDAGFALVVFALGSICGQLAGGALYHRLGVKRLVVGSLSLVSAGLLALPFAGHSWPAFVALLGWIGWFNAMASPAIQSFIGFRFPERRAEMFNAVYVANNIGVAVGSAASGFLAEVSYALSFAANGVTSAGFAVFFLLYLKRTGAEAPARPAERKKKTGGYAPLANVRVYLFLALAGLALNVGNSVWNSGVSPFILSEGMPKSAYGLLWTLNGVLIFVAQPLIGLLRRTIAQSYTSQMTASAVLYAAGFACFLIVPSYAGMLLGMILATFGEMLIAPAVPAFLSEAGGKEAPLYLGIVGGVGSVGRVVGPYAMGFLYDGGGLPPVAWMAVAASVLAAGFYHLHTILYRNRPEAARPASDLYSKEIPS; encoded by the coding sequence ATGAACCTGCCCTCGTTGCGTCATTTTTCGAAAGATATGCAAGTGTTTATGATCGCCAGCCTCATCAATTCGGCCGGCAGCTCCTTGATGTGGCCGCTCATCTCCATGTACGCGTTCGACGAGCTCGGCCGCAGCATGTCGGACGCGGGCTTCGCGCTCGTCGTCTTCGCGCTCGGCTCGATATGCGGCCAGCTGGCGGGCGGCGCCCTGTACCATCGGCTCGGCGTGAAGCGGCTGGTCGTCGGATCGCTTTCCCTCGTCAGCGCCGGGCTGCTCGCGCTGCCGTTCGCGGGCCATTCGTGGCCGGCGTTCGTCGCGCTGCTCGGCTGGATCGGCTGGTTCAACGCGATGGCGTCGCCCGCGATCCAATCGTTCATCGGCTTCCGCTTCCCGGAGCGGCGCGCGGAGATGTTCAACGCGGTGTACGTCGCGAACAACATCGGCGTCGCGGTCGGCTCGGCCGCGAGCGGCTTCCTGGCGGAAGTGTCGTACGCGCTCAGCTTCGCGGCGAACGGCGTCACGTCGGCGGGGTTCGCGGTCTTTTTCCTGCTCTACCTGAAAAGGACAGGCGCCGAGGCGCCCGCTCGCCCCGCCGAACGAAAGAAGAAGACGGGCGGGTACGCGCCGCTCGCGAACGTTCGGGTGTACCTGTTCCTGGCGCTGGCCGGTCTGGCGCTGAACGTCGGCAACTCCGTCTGGAACTCCGGGGTGTCGCCGTTCATCCTGTCGGAGGGGATGCCGAAGTCGGCGTACGGCCTGCTCTGGACGCTGAACGGCGTGCTTATCTTCGTCGCCCAGCCGCTCATCGGCCTGCTCCGCCGCACGATCGCGCAAAGCTACACGAGCCAGATGACGGCGAGCGCCGTCCTGTATGCGGCGGGCTTCGCCTGCTTCCTGATCGTGCCGAGCTACGCGGGCATGTTGCTCGGCATGATTCTCGCCACGTTCGGCGAGATGCTGATCGCGCCGGCGGTCCCCGCGTTCCTGTCGGAGGCCGGGGGGAAGGAGGCGCCGCTGTACCTCGGCATCGTCGGCGGCGTCGGCTCCGTGGGCCGGGTCGTCGGACCTTACGCGATGGGCTTCCTGTACGATGGGGGAGGACTGCCGCCCGTCGCTTGGATGGCCGTGGCGGCGTCGGTCTTGGCGGCGGGGTTTTACCACCTGCACACTATTCTGTATCGGAATCGTCCCGAAGCAGCTCGGCCAGCATCCGATCTTTATTCGAAAGAAATTCCTTCATAA
- a CDS encoding PAS domain S-box protein produces the protein MSLDRKDTALLEHAFMHAPIGKALVGLDGRCMQVNRSLCELLGYSEQELQTYTFHTVTHPDDLDLDERNVQRLLDGHAGSYRIEKRYLTRSGDVVWAILSVSLVRSPEGAPLFFVSQIQDITERKQLEQVHQESERLFRLLAEHSADMIARHSPDNVCLYVSPSCERILGYAPEELIGVSAYEFIHPDDAKSLREESHLPSDGPDERLLVFRTRRKDGAYVWLETSCNVLRDETGAVRETISVLRDVTLQKRYIEENDRLRHHRERIEEDLQRSEDNYRRLVEDFPEAIVLAKGERWMYVNDAAARLLGASKEELLRRNAYDTVHPEFHDRIRLRIEQVEGRREPLESMEEKLVRMDGQIIDVEIVCIPAVYEKIEMRCLLIRNITEQKRTQDLIVHSEKLAVAGQFAAAIAHEIRNPLTAIKGFMQLLMRDMTTDKSRFFDVIFAEMNRIEMITNELLILAKPQLIKFTKKDVRFLMQQVVSFMDAQANMNNVLIQVDYGTGDLVASCDENQLKQVFINFIKNAIEAMPDGGIIKIQMRRSAGNVAEIRFIDQGVGIAEEELAKLGEPFFTTKESGTGLGLMVTKRIVQQHEGDVRFRSKLGEGTTVEMTLPIA, from the coding sequence ATGTCGTTGGATCGGAAGGATACCGCGCTGCTTGAGCACGCCTTTATGCACGCGCCCATCGGTAAGGCGCTGGTCGGACTCGACGGGCGCTGTATGCAAGTGAATCGTTCGTTGTGCGAGCTGCTCGGGTATTCCGAACAGGAACTGCAGACGTACACGTTCCATACCGTCACGCACCCTGACGATCTGGACTTGGACGAACGCAACGTGCAGCGCCTGCTCGACGGGCATGCCGGTTCGTACCGCATCGAGAAGCGCTACCTGACGCGCTCGGGCGACGTCGTCTGGGCGATTCTGAGCGTATCCCTCGTCCGTTCGCCGGAAGGGGCCCCGCTCTTCTTCGTGTCCCAAATTCAGGATATTACGGAGCGGAAGCAGCTGGAGCAGGTCCATCAAGAGAGCGAGCGGCTGTTCCGGCTGCTGGCGGAGCATTCGGCGGATATGATCGCTAGACACTCTCCCGACAACGTGTGCTTGTACGTCTCTCCTTCGTGCGAACGCATCCTGGGGTACGCGCCGGAGGAGCTCATCGGCGTCTCCGCATACGAATTCATCCATCCCGACGACGCGAAGTCGCTGCGGGAGGAGTCGCACCTCCCTTCCGACGGTCCGGACGAGCGGCTTCTCGTCTTTCGGACCCGCCGGAAGGACGGCGCGTACGTTTGGCTGGAAACCAGCTGCAACGTGCTGCGGGACGAGACCGGCGCCGTTCGGGAGACGATCAGCGTGCTCCGGGACGTTACCTTGCAGAAGCGCTATATCGAGGAGAACGATCGGCTGCGCCACCACCGGGAGCGGATCGAGGAAGACCTGCAGCGAAGCGAAGACAACTACCGCAGGTTGGTGGAGGACTTCCCGGAAGCGATCGTGTTGGCGAAGGGCGAACGCTGGATGTACGTGAACGACGCCGCGGCCCGGCTGCTCGGCGCCTCCAAGGAGGAGCTGCTCCGGCGCAATGCATACGATACCGTGCATCCGGAGTTCCACGACCGCATCCGGCTGCGCATCGAACAAGTGGAAGGCCGGCGCGAGCCGCTCGAGTCGATGGAAGAGAAGCTCGTCCGCATGGACGGCCAGATCATCGACGTCGAGATCGTCTGCATTCCGGCCGTTTATGAGAAGATCGAGATGCGATGCCTCCTCATTCGCAACATTACGGAGCAGAAGCGGACGCAGGATTTGATCGTCCATTCGGAGAAGCTCGCCGTCGCGGGGCAATTCGCCGCGGCCATCGCGCACGAAATCCGCAATCCGCTGACGGCCATCAAGGGCTTCATGCAGCTCCTGATGCGCGATATGACGACGGACAAGTCCCGCTTCTTCGACGTCATCTTCGCGGAGATGAATCGGATCGAGATGATCACGAACGAGCTGCTCATTCTGGCGAAGCCACAGCTGATCAAGTTCACGAAGAAGGACGTCCGCTTCCTCATGCAGCAGGTCGTCTCGTTCATGGACGCCCAAGCGAACATGAACAACGTGCTCATTCAAGTCGATTACGGAACCGGCGACTTGGTCGCGTCCTGCGACGAAAACCAGCTGAAGCAGGTGTTCATTAACTTCATCAAGAACGCCATCGAAGCGATGCCGGACGGCGGCATCATCAAGATCCAGATGCGCCGGTCGGCCGGGAACGTCGCGGAAATCCGGTTCATCGACCAAGGCGTCGGCATCGCCGAGGAGGAACTCGCGAAGCTCGGCGAGCCGTTCTTCACGACGAAGGAGTCGGGCACCGGACTCGGGCTGATGGTAACGAAGCGGATCGTACAGCAGCACGAAGGCGACGTCCGGTTCCGCAGCAAGCTGGGCGAGGGCACGACCGTCGAGATGACGCTGCCCATCGCGTGA
- a CDS encoding alpha-mannosidase produces MKMHMIGNAHLDPVWLWQWQEGFQEAKATFRSALDRIAEYDDFVFTSSSAVMYEWIERNEPAMFEEIRRRVAEGRWALCGGWWLQPDCNLPSGESFVRQGLYGQRYFMEKFGVTATVGYNPDSFGHHGMLPQILKKSGMDYYVFMRPQPHEKELPSRLFRWRSDDGSEVLTFRIPFEYTRWGKELDEHVAKCAGELPVSFGHVMCFYGVGNHGGGPTKENLASIASLSGRDGLPELTLSDPVRYFAEVDPSWPIPVVHDELQMHAVGCYSVHSGIKRWNREAENKLLVAEKFSAVAKDVAGQPYPADFEAAWRHVLFNQFHDILAGTSIEPAYDDARDMHGYAMTIAATGLNYALQALSWRIGIPAEDGMVPIVVFNPNAWPVRAEAALQFGHPGLVGKSFLRGDEALLDDEGRRVPMQVVQSLATTRFRQRIAFMADVPALGYRVYRVVADASAPELPAAAEATPTSVENDRYRLAIDPATGWIASLYDKRAGVEAFSGPAARPVVLHDPSDTWGHNMTKYDEEIGVFTARSVRLVEHGPVKSVLRVVSEYGRSTLTQDFIVRAGVDPIEVAVTVDWHERFKMLKLRFPVDVANPVATYEIPYGHIVRETDGDEEPGQNWIDVSGAALGGSGVYGVSLLNDGKYAFDVRGAEMSMTVLRSPIYAHHIPGPIEEGKDYAFIDQGVQRFSYALLPHRGTWKDAGAVRHAAELNQRVIPLMETYRDGPLPQVGSFVSASHDALVVAAIKKAEDGDDLIVRCYEAHGEPAAGAEISLPHLGRVIRADFGPCEIKTFRVPADAAAPIVETNLIEWA; encoded by the coding sequence ATGAAGATGCATATGATCGGCAACGCCCATCTCGATCCGGTGTGGCTGTGGCAATGGCAGGAAGGCTTTCAGGAAGCGAAGGCGACGTTCCGTTCGGCGCTCGACCGGATCGCCGAATACGACGACTTCGTCTTTACGTCGAGCTCGGCGGTCATGTACGAGTGGATCGAACGGAACGAGCCGGCGATGTTCGAAGAGATCCGGCGGCGCGTCGCCGAAGGCCGGTGGGCGCTGTGCGGCGGCTGGTGGCTGCAGCCCGATTGCAACCTGCCCTCGGGCGAATCGTTCGTCCGGCAAGGCTTATACGGGCAGCGGTACTTCATGGAGAAGTTCGGCGTCACCGCGACGGTCGGCTACAATCCGGACAGCTTCGGCCACCACGGCATGCTGCCGCAAATTTTAAAGAAGAGCGGCATGGACTATTACGTCTTCATGCGGCCGCAGCCGCACGAGAAGGAGCTGCCGAGCCGGCTGTTCCGGTGGCGGTCGGACGACGGCTCCGAGGTGCTGACGTTCCGGATCCCGTTCGAGTATACGCGCTGGGGCAAGGAGCTGGACGAGCATGTGGCAAAGTGCGCCGGCGAGCTGCCCGTCTCCTTCGGGCACGTCATGTGCTTCTACGGCGTCGGCAACCACGGCGGCGGCCCGACGAAGGAAAACTTGGCAAGCATTGCGTCTTTGAGCGGCCGTGACGGCCTGCCGGAGCTTACGCTCAGCGATCCGGTCCGGTATTTCGCCGAGGTCGATCCGTCCTGGCCGATCCCCGTCGTGCACGACGAGCTTCAGATGCATGCGGTCGGCTGCTATTCCGTCCATTCCGGCATTAAGCGGTGGAATCGCGAGGCGGAAAACAAGCTGCTCGTCGCGGAGAAATTTTCCGCCGTCGCGAAGGACGTCGCGGGGCAGCCGTATCCGGCCGATTTCGAAGCCGCGTGGCGGCATGTGCTGTTCAATCAGTTCCACGACATTCTCGCCGGAACGAGCATCGAGCCCGCGTACGACGACGCGCGCGACATGCACGGCTACGCCATGACGATCGCGGCGACCGGGCTTAACTACGCCCTGCAGGCGCTCTCGTGGCGCATCGGCATCCCGGCGGAGGACGGCATGGTGCCGATCGTCGTCTTTAACCCGAACGCGTGGCCGGTCCGCGCCGAGGCGGCGCTGCAGTTCGGCCATCCCGGCCTCGTCGGCAAGAGCTTCCTGCGCGGCGACGAGGCGCTGCTCGACGACGAAGGCCGGCGCGTGCCGATGCAGGTCGTCCAATCGCTCGCGACGACCCGCTTCCGGCAGCGCATCGCCTTCATGGCCGACGTGCCCGCGCTCGGCTACCGCGTGTACCGCGTCGTCGCCGACGCGTCCGCGCCGGAGCTGCCGGCCGCCGCGGAGGCGACGCCGACGTCGGTCGAGAACGACCGGTACCGGCTCGCGATCGACCCGGCGACGGGCTGGATCGCGTCGCTGTACGACAAGCGCGCGGGCGTCGAAGCGTTCTCCGGCCCGGCGGCGCGGCCGGTCGTGCTGCACGACCCGAGCGACACGTGGGGGCACAACATGACGAAGTACGACGAGGAAATCGGCGTCTTTACGGCGCGCTCCGTGCGGCTCGTCGAGCACGGGCCGGTCAAGTCCGTCCTCCGCGTCGTCTCCGAATACGGCCGCTCGACGCTGACGCAGGACTTCATCGTCCGCGCCGGCGTCGACCCGATCGAGGTCGCGGTCACCGTCGACTGGCACGAGCGGTTTAAGATGCTCAAGCTGCGCTTCCCCGTCGACGTCGCGAACCCAGTCGCCACATATGAGATTCCGTACGGACACATCGTTCGGGAGACGGACGGCGACGAAGAGCCGGGGCAGAACTGGATCGACGTCTCCGGCGCGGCGCTCGGCGGGAGCGGCGTCTACGGCGTCAGCCTGCTGAACGACGGCAAGTACGCCTTCGACGTGCGCGGCGCGGAGATGAGCATGACCGTGCTGCGCTCTCCGATCTATGCGCATCATATCCCGGGCCCGATCGAGGAAGGCAAGGATTACGCGTTCATCGACCAAGGCGTGCAGCGGTTCTCCTATGCCCTGCTGCCGCATCGCGGCACGTGGAAGGACGCCGGCGCGGTGCGTCATGCCGCCGAGCTGAACCAGCGCGTCATCCCGCTGATGGAGACGTACCGCGACGGCCCGCTGCCGCAGGTCGGCTCGTTCGTCTCCGCGTCGCACGACGCGCTCGTCGTCGCCGCGATCAAGAAAGCCGAGGACGGCGACGACTTGATCGTCCGCTGCTATGAGGCGCACGGCGAGCCCGCCGCCGGCGCGGAAATTTCGCTCCCGCACCTCGGCCGCGTCATCCGCGCCGACTTCGGACCGTGCGAAATCAAGACGTTCCGCGTCCCGGCCGACGCGGCGGCTCCCATCGTCGAGACGAACCTGATCGAATGGGCGTAA
- a CDS encoding DUF1294 domain-containing protein, whose protein sequence is MNYVWIYLALVNVIGFFLMKHDKEQSRRSRWRVSERRLFTYAAVGGALGVWAGMLAFRHKTKHMSFVLGVPALAVVNAVCLYLILTRLADS, encoded by the coding sequence GTGAACTACGTCTGGATCTACCTCGCGCTCGTGAACGTCATCGGGTTTTTCCTGATGAAGCACGACAAGGAGCAATCCCGCCGCAGCCGATGGCGCGTATCGGAGCGGCGCCTCTTCACGTACGCGGCGGTCGGCGGCGCGCTGGGCGTCTGGGCGGGGATGCTGGCGTTCCGGCATAAGACGAAACATATGAGCTTCGTGCTCGGCGTACCCGCGCTCGCGGTCGTCAACGCCGTATGTTTGTATTTGATTCTCACGCGCCTCGCGGATTCGTAA
- a CDS encoding polysaccharide deacetylase family protein translates to MIGSWTKRVAFLTMVCLLLMLWPQTAKEAADVSAMPEAPAARTAEPAKQAAPARPEHEPQPKTASEPTTSEPAAEPAAEPAVEATDEPTVEPTVPVSLPTAWVDPAELFARLASGDRTGGATRDEAASPEGPSQPTVYLTFDDGPSKWTPQVLDVLKEYGVPATFFVLGEQAEAREETIRRIVREGHALGNHTYDHKYEDLYGSFASFWEQAERTNDILENITGERVSLLRAPGGTAKNFDAFYFYYLEKAGYKIHDWNVDSGDSKRRGVPASEIVANVKRTKLAHEMNVLLHDGAGHEESAKALPDIIEYFREQGYRFAALTEETKPISFKVTKPKWSRAVSEAEHARLLALVEPSRDVAILSAASEERVPLRAWAEETGATVVWDAVRETATVVVGQNRLHWNVREAAGWTTDAEGRVERIDFALELQGERLYAPKASLESLR, encoded by the coding sequence ATGATAGGTTCTTGGACGAAGCGGGTGGCGTTCCTTACGATGGTGTGCTTGTTGTTGATGCTTTGGCCGCAAACCGCGAAGGAGGCGGCGGACGTGTCGGCCATGCCGGAGGCGCCGGCCGCGCGGACGGCCGAGCCGGCGAAGCAAGCCGCGCCTGCGAGGCCGGAGCATGAACCGCAGCCGAAGACGGCGTCCGAGCCGACGACATCCGAGCCTGCCGCCGAACCGGCCGCCGAGCCGGCTGTCGAAGCGACCGACGAGCCGACCGTCGAGCCGACCGTGCCGGTGTCCCTGCCGACGGCCTGGGTCGACCCCGCGGAGCTGTTCGCCCGGCTCGCGAGCGGCGACCGGACCGGCGGCGCGACGCGGGACGAGGCCGCATCGCCGGAAGGACCCTCGCAGCCTACCGTCTATTTGACGTTCGACGATGGACCGTCCAAGTGGACGCCGCAGGTGCTGGACGTCTTGAAGGAATACGGCGTGCCCGCGACGTTCTTCGTGCTCGGGGAGCAAGCCGAGGCGCGGGAAGAGACGATTCGCCGCATCGTTCGGGAAGGTCATGCTCTCGGCAATCATACGTACGATCATAAATACGAAGACTTATACGGCAGCTTCGCCTCCTTCTGGGAGCAGGCGGAGCGGACGAACGATATATTGGAAAACATTACGGGCGAACGCGTCTCGCTGCTGCGGGCGCCCGGCGGCACGGCGAAAAACTTCGACGCCTTCTATTTCTACTACTTGGAGAAGGCCGGCTACAAGATCCACGATTGGAACGTCGATTCCGGCGATTCGAAGCGCCGCGGCGTCCCGGCTTCCGAGATCGTGGCGAACGTGAAGCGGACGAAGCTGGCGCACGAGATGAACGTGCTGCTGCACGACGGCGCGGGACACGAGGAGAGCGCGAAGGCGCTGCCGGACATCATCGAGTATTTTCGGGAGCAGGGGTATCGATTCGCGGCGTTAACCGAAGAGACGAAGCCGATCTCCTTCAAGGTGACGAAGCCGAAGTGGAGCCGCGCCGTCAGCGAGGCGGAGCATGCGCGGCTGCTGGCGCTCGTCGAACCGTCGCGGGACGTGGCGATTTTGTCCGCGGCGTCCGAGGAGCGGGTGCCGCTGCGCGCCTGGGCGGAGGAGACGGGAGCGACGGTCGTGTGGGACGCGGTCCGCGAGACGGCGACGGTCGTCGTCGGCCAGAATCGCCTCCATTGGAACGTGCGGGAGGCCGCCGGATGGACGACCGACGCGGAGGGCCGGGTCGAGCGCATCGACTTCGCGCTGGAGCTCCAGGGCGAGCGGTTGTACGCGCCTAAGGCGAGCCTCGAGTCGCTGCGGTAA
- a CDS encoding helix-turn-helix transcriptional regulator, with protein sequence MQGVEVLSASFSYHTKPFHVVAKEGLQTHYLLRLQTEGRCRTRIDGALVPVEPGDLMLYAPDMPYELHVEEEERGNGRAVASGDYFVFFRGAWADEWWKQKPRPVKMRVSLDEALVPLWRQMIAEHRRQSEQSAMLLDYLMRVVCLTVDRLCSEQRPMKGNAFLAYRMKNYIEERATTLFQLKDLARHCNVSVSRAVHLYKQFFGKSIIQYAQEVRLKVALERMLYTQTPLEVIAETSGFPSYTYFYRVFKKEFGVSPQQYRSERSGALET encoded by the coding sequence ATGCAAGGCGTGGAGGTATTGTCTGCGTCCTTCTCATACCATACGAAGCCGTTCCACGTGGTGGCGAAGGAAGGGCTGCAGACGCACTATTTGCTTCGCCTGCAGACGGAGGGGCGGTGCCGGACCCGCATCGACGGCGCGCTCGTGCCGGTGGAGCCGGGGGATCTAATGCTGTACGCCCCGGATATGCCTTACGAGCTGCATGTCGAGGAAGAGGAGCGCGGGAACGGCCGCGCGGTGGCGAGCGGCGATTACTTTGTCTTTTTCCGAGGGGCGTGGGCGGACGAATGGTGGAAACAGAAGCCTCGTCCCGTCAAGATGCGTGTCTCGCTGGACGAAGCGCTCGTGCCGCTCTGGCGGCAGATGATCGCGGAGCATCGCAGGCAGTCCGAACAATCCGCGATGCTGCTGGACTATTTGATGCGCGTCGTCTGCCTGACGGTGGATCGCCTCTGTTCCGAGCAGCGTCCGATGAAGGGCAACGCGTTCCTGGCGTATCGGATGAAGAACTATATCGAGGAGCGGGCGACGACGTTGTTCCAGCTCAAGGATCTCGCCCGGCATTGCAACGTCAGCGTGTCGCGGGCGGTGCATCTGTACAAGCAATTTTTCGGGAAAAGCATCATTCAATACGCTCAAGAAGTTCGGCTGAAGGTCGCGCTGGAGCGAATGCTGTATACGCAGACGCCCCTGGAGGTCATCGCGGAAACGTCGGGCTTTCCGAGCTATACGTATTTCTATCGCGTATTTAAGAAGGAATTCGGCGTTTCGCCGCAGCAATACCGGAGCGAACGAAGCGGAGCTCTCGAAACGTAA
- a CDS encoding AAA family ATPase: MARFAEPGGFVRSFGLDRERVPSFRAYPFDIPALRYLDRLELHPKVTYIVGENGMGKSTLLEALAVAWGFNPEGGTVNFNFATEPSHSPLHEYIRLVRGARRPRDGFFFRAESYYNVASHIEAMDREPGPGGKIIHSYGGKSLHAQSHGEAFFATFLHRFRGDGLYVLDEPEAALSPVRQMALLARMHDLVETGSQFVVSTHSPIVMAYPDSVLYYLTPDGIDARTLEETDHYIVMKEFLSNKDRMLAELLRDDSDTE, translated from the coding sequence ATGGCGCGATTCGCGGAGCCCGGCGGTTTCGTCCGCAGCTTCGGGCTCGATCGCGAGCGGGTGCCGTCGTTCCGGGCGTACCCGTTCGACATTCCGGCGCTGCGCTACCTGGACCGGCTCGAGCTGCACCCGAAGGTGACGTATATCGTCGGGGAGAACGGCATGGGGAAGTCGACGCTGCTGGAAGCGCTGGCCGTCGCGTGGGGGTTCAATCCGGAAGGCGGCACCGTCAACTTCAACTTCGCGACCGAGCCGTCGCATTCGCCGCTGCACGAATACATCCGTCTCGTGCGCGGCGCGCGCCGGCCGAGGGACGGCTTCTTTTTCCGGGCGGAAAGCTATTACAACGTGGCAAGCCATATCGAAGCGATGGATCGGGAGCCGGGACCCGGAGGGAAAATCATTCACTCCTATGGAGGCAAGTCGCTGCACGCGCAGTCGCACGGCGAGGCGTTCTTCGCGACGTTCCTGCATCGATTTCGGGGGGACGGGCTGTACGTGCTGGACGAGCCGGAGGCGGCCCTGTCCCCCGTTCGCCAGATGGCGCTGCTCGCCCGCATGCACGATCTCGTGGAGACGGGCTCGCAATTCGTCGTCTCGACGCACTCCCCGATCGTCATGGCGTATCCCGACAGCGTCCTCTATTACTTGACGCCGGACGGGATCGACGCGCGGACGCTCGAGGAGACCGATCATTACATCGTTATGAAGGAATTTCTTTCGAATAAAGATCGGATGCTGGCCGAGCTGCTTCGGGACGATTCCGATACAGAATAG
- a CDS encoding DUF6509 family protein, with protein sequence MVEISAFSAEQIKDPFGILPGARYEFYLDLEVEEDDELYSEQGLSVRVVYGVEEARSGIVKYELLERSTEKYLDFELEAEELEAIEAFCREHLP encoded by the coding sequence ATGGTGGAAATCAGCGCGTTCAGCGCCGAGCAGATTAAAGACCCGTTCGGCATCTTGCCCGGAGCGCGGTACGAGTTTTATTTGGACCTCGAGGTGGAGGAGGACGACGAGCTGTATTCGGAGCAGGGCCTCTCCGTCCGGGTCGTCTACGGCGTCGAGGAAGCGCGGTCGGGCATCGTGAAGTACGAGCTGCTGGAGCGCTCGACCGAGAAATACCTCGACTTCGAGCTGGAAGCGGAGGAGCTCGAGGCGATCGAGGCGTTCTGCCGGGAGCATCTGCCGTGA
- a CDS encoding alpha/beta hydrolase yields MALLRCDFFSDALQLSTSMTVILPQKTYTQIGMAGAGSARELYPTLYLLHGLSDDDTIWSRRTSVERYAASLGLAIVMPNVHRSFYADMEYGGRYWTFLTEELPALARSFFPLSAEREDNFAAGLSMGGYGAMKWALNRPDKLAAAASLSGALDALRMTRNPEPWIKPSLDLVFGGRELEGTEHDVISLLAKVDAADGPKPKLYQWCGTEDFLYADNVAFRDACRRTGLDLTYEEGPGDHSWGYWDEKIQDVLKWLPIR; encoded by the coding sequence ATGGCTTTGTTACGATGCGATTTTTTCTCGGACGCGCTGCAGCTCAGCACGTCGATGACGGTCATCCTGCCGCAGAAGACGTATACGCAAATCGGGATGGCCGGCGCGGGAAGCGCGCGCGAGCTGTACCCGACGCTGTACCTGCTGCACGGCTTGTCGGACGACGACACGATCTGGTCGCGCCGCACGTCGGTGGAGCGGTACGCCGCTTCCTTGGGCCTCGCCATCGTCATGCCGAACGTGCACCGCAGCTTCTATGCGGACATGGAATACGGCGGACGGTACTGGACGTTCCTGACGGAGGAGCTTCCGGCGCTCGCCCGCTCGTTCTTCCCGCTGTCGGCGGAGCGCGAGGACAATTTCGCGGCGGGGCTGTCGATGGGCGGGTACGGGGCCATGAAGTGGGCGCTCAATCGTCCGGACAAGCTGGCCGCGGCCGCGAGCCTCTCGGGCGCGCTCGACGCGCTGCGGATGACGCGGAACCCGGAGCCGTGGATCAAGCCGTCGCTGGATTTAGTTTTCGGCGGACGGGAGCTGGAAGGGACGGAGCACGACGTGATTTCGCTGCTCGCGAAGGTCGACGCGGCGGACGGCCCGAAACCGAAGCTGTATCAATGGTGCGGGACGGAGGACTTCCTCTATGCGGATAACGTCGCGTTCCGGGACGCCTGCCGGCGGACCGGATTGGATCTGACGTACGAGGAAGGGCCCGGGGACCACAGCTGGGGGTACTGGGACGAGAAAATCCAAGACGTGTTGAAGTGGCTGCCGATCCGATAA
- a CDS encoding RNA polymerase sigma factor, whose product MEEQELVRNIKAGDGDAFEALYRLYADGALRTAHAVVFDRMTAADAVQETFVRVYRHIGSYDESRPFRSWFHAILINECNRSLKKQAKAIPMELDESRHLPAERDTYAFEEEDALYRLVRELEEPFRLPIVLKYVNDLTDREIADVMGLNVNTVKSRLHQGKKKLKTRMIRDGGGNGDG is encoded by the coding sequence GTGGAGGAACAAGAGCTCGTACGGAACATCAAGGCGGGAGACGGCGATGCGTTCGAGGCTCTCTACCGTCTCTACGCCGACGGAGCGCTGCGAACGGCGCACGCGGTCGTCTTCGACCGGATGACGGCGGCGGACGCGGTGCAGGAGACGTTCGTCCGGGTGTATCGCCATATAGGGTCGTACGACGAATCGAGGCCGTTCCGGTCGTGGTTTCACGCGATTCTGATCAACGAGTGCAATCGAAGCTTGAAGAAGCAGGCGAAGGCGATCCCGATGGAGCTCGACGAGTCGCGGCATTTGCCGGCGGAGCGCGATACGTACGCGTTCGAGGAAGAGGATGCCTTATACCGGCTGGTCCGGGAGCTGGAGGAGCCGTTCCGTCTTCCGATCGTGCTGAAATACGTCAACGACCTGACGGATCGGGAGATCGCGGACGTCATGGGGCTGAACGTGAACACGGTGAAGTCGAGACTGCACCAGGGGAAGAAGAAGCTGAAGACGCGGATGATCCGGGACGGAGGGGGGAACGGGGATGGCTGA